One genomic window of Inquilinus sp. KBS0705 includes the following:
- a CDS encoding DUF1801 domain-containing protein, producing the protein MNKPKDVDEYISRFPAETQQVMQLVRATIKNAAPGAEEVISYSMPAYKLNGMLVYFAAYDKHIGFYPTSLGIAAFKHEFASYKSAKGSVQFPLGDPMPLELITRIVQHRVKENKSKIK; encoded by the coding sequence ATGAATAAACCTAAAGACGTGGACGAGTATATCTCGCGTTTCCCGGCCGAAACACAGCAAGTGATGCAGTTGGTACGGGCTACTATAAAAAATGCCGCTCCGGGTGCCGAAGAAGTAATTAGTTATAGTATGCCGGCCTATAAATTAAATGGGATGCTGGTGTATTTTGCGGCCTATGATAAACACATTGGCTTTTACCCTACAAGCCTGGGCATTGCTGCCTTTAAGCACGAGTTTGCCAGTTATAAAAGCGCGAAAGGTTCGGTACAATTTCCGCTTGGGGATCCTATGCCGCTGGAACTGATCACCAGGATTGTGCAGCATAGGGTAAAAGAGAACAAGAGTAAAATAAAATAA
- a CDS encoding glycoside hydrolase family 3 protein encodes MKKITLLGAAMAVVVLPATLLAQNKWTETKNGTIATVNNSGGRTLGYSTTSGVKILTVDGLAFKDMNKNGKLDKYEDWRLPVDVRAKDLASKLTVDQIAGLMLYSRHQMIPAAPVGPFAGFYGGKSFQESGAKPYDLSDQQKAFLEKDNVRHVLITSVQSPEIAAQWNNNAQAFVEGIGFGIPANNSSDPRNGTLATAEFNAGAGGNISMWPGSLGMAATFDPAVTQNFGHIAAQEYRALGIATALSPQVDIATDPRWNRVSGTFGEDPELAADMARAYIDGFQTSTGDKEISGGWGYNSVNAMVKHWPGGGAGEGGRDAHYGFGKYAVYPGNNFTQHFIPFTQGAFKLKGKTGMAAAVMPYYTISYKQDTKNHENVANNYNKYIINDLLRTKYKYDGVICTDWLVTGDETVINSFLSGKSWGMEKATLAERHYKILMAGVDQFGGNNDAAPVLEAYQMGVKEHGEPFMRARFEQSAVRLLRGIFRTGLFENPYLDAEATKKTVGNADFMAAGYQAQLKSIVMLKNKANVLPLQTGKTVYVPKKFTPAGKNFLGMPYPEKLEYPVNIETVKKYFKVTENPDEADYALVFIASPIGHGGYDADDVKAGGNGYLPVSLQYGKYTAETARETSIAGGDPLESFTNRSYKGKSETSTNVTDLAMVTDTYAKMKGKPVIVSVNLNNPMVFGELEKQANAIIVDFGVQGQASLDILTGKAEPSALLPLQMPLDMKVVEAQYEDVPHDMKCYTDTEGHTYDFGYGLNWKGVIKDARTAKYVKSK; translated from the coding sequence ATGAAAAAAATTACCTTATTAGGCGCAGCTATGGCTGTAGTAGTGTTGCCTGCCACTTTGCTGGCGCAAAATAAATGGACCGAAACTAAAAATGGTACTATTGCCACTGTTAACAATAGCGGCGGCCGCACGCTTGGCTATTCAACCACTTCGGGCGTAAAAATTTTAACGGTAGATGGCCTTGCCTTTAAGGACATGAACAAAAATGGCAAATTGGATAAGTATGAAGACTGGCGCCTGCCTGTTGATGTAAGGGCAAAAGACCTGGCATCAAAACTAACGGTCGATCAAATTGCAGGGTTAATGCTGTATAGTCGCCACCAAATGATACCGGCCGCGCCTGTTGGGCCATTCGCGGGCTTTTATGGTGGCAAATCTTTCCAGGAAAGCGGCGCCAAGCCTTACGACCTGTCTGATCAGCAAAAAGCATTTTTAGAAAAGGATAACGTACGCCACGTATTGATCACATCGGTACAAAGCCCCGAAATAGCTGCCCAATGGAACAACAACGCGCAAGCGTTTGTAGAAGGCATTGGCTTTGGCATACCGGCCAACAACAGTTCCGATCCGCGTAACGGAACGTTGGCAACTGCCGAGTTTAATGCTGGTGCCGGCGGCAATATATCTATGTGGCCCGGCTCGTTGGGTATGGCCGCTACGTTCGACCCTGCCGTAACCCAAAACTTTGGCCATATTGCCGCGCAGGAATACCGTGCCTTAGGCATCGCTACAGCCTTATCGCCCCAGGTAGATATTGCTACCGACCCGCGCTGGAACCGCGTGAGCGGTACATTTGGCGAAGACCCCGAGTTGGCGGCTGATATGGCACGCGCTTATATCGATGGTTTTCAAACCTCAACCGGCGATAAAGAAATAAGCGGCGGCTGGGGCTATAACAGTGTTAATGCCATGGTAAAACACTGGCCTGGCGGTGGTGCCGGCGAGGGTGGCCGCGATGCACACTACGGTTTTGGCAAGTATGCCGTTTATCCCGGTAATAATTTTACCCAGCACTTTATCCCCTTTACCCAGGGCGCGTTTAAACTAAAAGGTAAAACAGGTATGGCCGCGGCGGTAATGCCTTATTACACTATTAGCTATAAACAGGATACCAAAAACCACGAGAACGTAGCTAATAACTATAACAAATACATTATTAACGATTTGCTGCGCACCAAGTATAAATATGATGGTGTTATTTGTACCGATTGGCTGGTTACCGGCGATGAAACTGTTATCAACAGCTTTTTGTCGGGTAAATCATGGGGGATGGAGAAGGCTACATTAGCCGAGCGCCATTATAAAATATTAATGGCCGGCGTTGATCAGTTTGGCGGCAACAACGATGCCGCGCCTGTTTTAGAGGCCTACCAAATGGGCGTTAAAGAACATGGCGAGCCCTTTATGCGTGCACGCTTTGAGCAATCGGCGGTAAGGTTATTAAGGGGGATATTCCGCACCGGATTGTTTGAGAACCCATACCTTGATGCAGAGGCCACTAAAAAAACAGTGGGTAATGCCGATTTTATGGCGGCAGGTTACCAGGCGCAACTAAAATCGATAGTGATGTTAAAGAACAAGGCAAACGTTTTGCCTTTGCAAACCGGCAAAACCGTTTATGTGCCTAAAAAATTCACCCCGGCGGGTAAAAACTTTTTGGGTATGCCTTACCCCGAAAAACTGGAATACCCGGTGAATATAGAAACTGTAAAAAAATACTTTAAAGTAACCGAAAACCCTGATGAGGCCGATTATGCCCTGGTATTTATTGCCAGCCCTATTGGCCACGGCGGATATGATGCAGACGATGTAAAAGCCGGCGGAAACGGTTATTTACCGGTATCGTTACAATATGGCAAGTATACTGCCGAAACAGCCCGCGAAACCAGCATTGCCGGCGGCGACCCATTAGAGAGCTTTACCAACCGCAGCTATAAAGGCAAATCAGAAACATCAACCAATGTAACCGATTTGGCTATGGTGACCGATACTTATGCCAAAATGAAAGGTAAGCCGGTTATAGTATCGGTAAACCTGAATAACCCAATGGTTTTTGGCGAGTTAGAAAAACAGGCTAACGCGATAATAGTAGATTTTGGCGTACAGGGCCAGGCCAGTTTAGATATATTAACCGGCAAGGCAGAACCATCGGCATTATTGCCTTTACAGATGCCTTTAGACATGAAAGTAGTAGAAGCACAGTATGAAGATGTACCGCATGATATGAAATGCTACACCGATACCGAAGGCCACACTTACGATTTTGGTTACGGCTTAAACTGGAAAGGTGTAATTAAAGATGCCCGTACTGCAAAATATGTAAAAAGCAAATAA
- a CDS encoding transcription initiation protein gives MKDFLLIFRSDNVVMAEASPEEREAMTKKWMDWVVGIATQGNLTDRGNRLHPSGKVMKGGQIITNGPYTEIKEFVGGYSIIKAESYEAAVEIAKDCPIFLVDGSLEVREVSPM, from the coding sequence ATGAAAGATTTTTTATTGATATTCAGGTCAGACAATGTAGTTATGGCGGAAGCTTCGCCAGAAGAAAGAGAAGCAATGACAAAGAAATGGATGGATTGGGTAGTCGGCATAGCAACCCAAGGCAACCTTACCGATAGGGGTAACCGCCTGCACCCAAGTGGTAAGGTGATGAAAGGCGGCCAAATAATAACCAATGGCCCTTACACCGAAATTAAGGAATTTGTAGGCGGATATTCGATCATCAAAGCTGAATCATACGAAGCTGCTGTCGAAATAGCGAAAGATTGCCCTATATTTTTGGTAGATGGCAGTTTAGAGGTGCGCGAAGTTAGCCCGATGTAA
- a CDS encoding Bacterial alpha-L-rhamnosidase produces MRSFLNAATMLLCLLFSNTAFSQAINPDILNHPWKASWVSVPNQPLRDYGVYHFRKSIDLPTKPAKFVIHVSADNRYKLYVNQQLVSLGPARGDMYYWKFETVDIAPYLVAGKNTVAALVWNEGDTRPEAQISDRTAFILQGNTATEEVLNTNKTWKCIRDKAFKPLTGVGYGTYYVAGPGEMVDMHETIKDWTANNYNDSAWLAASRIDNGNPKGITNGFGWMLVPSALPQMELTPQRIAVMRKATGISVPTGFPAVKTAVTVPANTKASIILDQTFLTNAYLSLSLTGGNNAGISFTYAEAPMVNTPNNSMLKTNRDKIEGLKIIGRKDSITADGSANQSFTTMAFRTFRYILVNISTKDEPLVINDIYGTFTGYPFKQNARLQTADPELQKMLDIGWRTARSCAVETYMDCPYYEQLQYIGDGRIQALVSYFNSGDDRLARNALNQMDHSRLAEGITLSRHPSYSPQIISTFSLWYIAMLHDYWMYRPDVGFIKDKLNGVRQVLAFFGKYQQANGLLKNLPYWTFVDWIDTKSWDFGQQPKDKDGNSAILDMQLMWTYQQAAEMETQLGMPAYAQLYRAKAAQLKTAIQQSYWDSKKGVYADTKDKDTYSQHTNSLAILSGMVNGPAVTALAKKIEKDSSLTATTIYFKYYVHQALTKGGLGNDYISWLDIWRKNIGMGMTTWAEISDLEHNRSDCHAWGASPNIEFYRTFLGIDSDAPGFTKIKIEPHLGSMQSASGQIPHPNGTIAVNYVKNGSKWDIKVNLPIKTDGVLVWKGKRYYLKGGINSLSI; encoded by the coding sequence ATGAGATCATTTTTAAATGCTGCCACCATGCTGCTGTGCTTGTTGTTTTCCAACACAGCCTTCTCACAAGCCATAAACCCCGATATTTTAAACCATCCCTGGAAAGCCTCGTGGGTATCGGTACCTAACCAACCACTGCGCGACTATGGTGTATACCACTTCCGTAAAAGCATCGATCTGCCAACAAAACCGGCTAAATTTGTGATCCATGTATCGGCAGATAACCGGTATAAACTGTATGTAAATCAGCAACTTGTATCATTAGGCCCCGCCCGCGGCGATATGTACTACTGGAAGTTTGAAACAGTAGATATAGCCCCTTACCTTGTAGCAGGTAAAAACACAGTAGCCGCCCTGGTATGGAACGAGGGTGACACCCGCCCCGAGGCACAGATATCTGACCGTACAGCCTTTATTCTACAGGGCAATACCGCAACAGAAGAGGTGCTTAATACCAATAAAACCTGGAAATGTATACGCGATAAAGCATTTAAACCCCTAACCGGTGTAGGCTACGGCACCTACTACGTAGCAGGCCCCGGCGAAATGGTTGACATGCACGAGACTATAAAGGACTGGACCGCAAACAATTATAATGATAGCGCCTGGCTTGCAGCATCGCGGATAGATAATGGCAACCCCAAGGGCATAACCAACGGCTTTGGCTGGATGCTGGTGCCATCGGCTTTGCCGCAAATGGAGTTAACGCCACAACGCATAGCGGTTATGCGTAAAGCTACTGGTATTAGTGTCCCCACCGGCTTTCCGGCTGTGAAAACAGCTGTTACTGTCCCGGCCAATACAAAGGCATCCATTATATTAGATCAAACATTTTTGACCAACGCCTATCTCTCTTTAAGTTTAACCGGGGGCAATAACGCGGGTATTTCGTTTACCTATGCCGAAGCGCCGATGGTAAATACCCCGAATAACAGCATGCTTAAAACCAATCGCGATAAGATTGAAGGCCTGAAAATAATAGGCCGTAAAGATAGCATTACCGCGGATGGGTCAGCTAATCAAAGCTTTACCACAATGGCATTCCGCACCTTTAGGTACATTTTGGTAAACATTAGCACCAAAGATGAGCCCTTGGTAATTAACGATATTTACGGCACGTTTACCGGCTATCCGTTTAAACAAAATGCCCGGCTGCAAACAGCCGACCCTGAATTGCAAAAAATGCTGGATATAGGCTGGCGCACAGCACGCTCATGCGCGGTAGAAACCTATATGGACTGCCCTTACTACGAGCAATTACAGTACATAGGCGATGGCCGCATACAGGCCCTTGTATCGTACTTTAACAGCGGCGATGACCGCCTTGCACGCAATGCCCTTAACCAAATGGACCACTCGCGCCTGGCTGAAGGGATAACGCTAAGCAGGCACCCGTCTTATAGTCCGCAGATCATCAGCACCTTCTCATTATGGTACATTGCTATGCTGCACGATTATTGGATGTACCGCCCCGATGTAGGTTTTATAAAGGATAAGTTAAACGGAGTTAGGCAGGTATTGGCCTTTTTTGGTAAATACCAGCAAGCAAACGGCCTGCTAAAAAATTTACCTTATTGGACCTTTGTTGATTGGATAGATACCAAAAGCTGGGATTTTGGGCAACAACCAAAAGATAAGGACGGTAACTCGGCTATATTAGATATGCAACTGATGTGGACCTACCAGCAAGCTGCCGAAATGGAGACACAGTTAGGCATGCCGGCTTATGCGCAGCTATACAGGGCAAAAGCGGCACAGTTAAAAACAGCCATACAGCAAAGCTATTGGGACAGCAAGAAAGGCGTATATGCCGATACAAAGGATAAAGACACCTATTCGCAGCATACCAATTCGCTGGCAATATTAAGCGGTATGGTAAACGGTCCTGCAGTAACAGCGCTTGCCAAAAAAATTGAAAAAGACAGCAGCCTTACAGCTACCACTATCTACTTTAAATATTACGTACACCAGGCCTTAACCAAAGGCGGCCTGGGCAATGATTACATTAGCTGGCTGGATATATGGCGCAAAAACATAGGTATGGGCATGACCACCTGGGCCGAAATATCCGACCTGGAGCATAACCGGTCCGATTGCCACGCCTGGGGAGCCAGCCCGAACATCGAGTTTTATCGCACCTTTTTGGGGATAGATAGCGATGCCCCCGGCTTTACCAAAATTAAGATAGAGCCGCATCTGGGCAGTATGCAAAGCGCATCGGGCCAAATACCGCACCCCAATGGTACCATTGCTGTAAACTATGTTAAAAATGGAAGTAAGTGGGATATAAAGGTTAACCTGCCGATAAAAACCGACGGGGTGTTAGTATGGAAAGGCAAACGTTACTATTTAAAAGGCGGCATTAACAGTTTAAGTATTTAA
- a CDS encoding transcription initiation protein, giving the protein MDEYALIFRHEDGQKVASPEQIQAWMKQTMDWIGGIAAQNKFVSGTGLPFAEAKVVHYNNVVTNGPFGDIKETLGGFVIVKADTVEEAVEFAKGCPVLQGEGNTVEVRKIAKNDGTH; this is encoded by the coding sequence ATGGATGAGTATGCATTAATATTCAGGCACGAGGACGGGCAAAAGGTAGCATCGCCCGAGCAGATACAGGCCTGGATGAAACAAACCATGGACTGGATTGGCGGCATAGCCGCGCAAAACAAATTTGTAAGCGGCACCGGCCTGCCCTTTGCCGAAGCCAAGGTGGTACACTACAATAACGTAGTTACCAACGGACCATTTGGCGATATCAAAGAAACGCTTGGCGGTTTTGTTATTGTTAAAGCCGATACCGTTGAAGAAGCGGTAGAGTTTGCCAAAGGCTGCCCTGTTTTACAAGGCGAAGGCAATACGGTAGAGGTAAGGAAAATTGCAAAAAACGACGGCACCCATTAA
- a CDS encoding carboxylesterase family protein gives MKRFLALSLTILCAFGATAQNPFPIVRTTGGKISGSVNADASVVAFKGIPFAAPPVGNLRWKAPQPVSPWLGVKACTDFGPSPMQTVPTPFGVYTEEFLIKKEPISEDCLYLNVWTGAKSAIEKRPVLVWVYGGGFVSGGTNVPIYDGEALAKKGVILVSVPYRVGIVGFLAHPELTKESPNHTSGNYGILDLVASLKWVQKNIAAFGGDPANVTIAGQSAGAFAVNYLVVSPLAKGLFQRAIAESGASMLPGPLGGTDLAEAEANGVKTARLLNAKSLAELRNLPAEQLLKQNNFRPIIDGYVLPQTPSSAFAANKENQVPVLTGWNEDDAFIGGIKNAADYTEGIKKRFGAKAAEVLKLYPGSIDADAERSQIRLSRDGMFGIQNYSWANAQSAKGKAKVYLYRFTRRMPATEAFKKYGAFHTGEVAYVFNDLKFVNRPFEPVDQELANTMSTYWVNFAKTGNPNGPGLPEWPAYTPTGNQVMMLGEKPGAVPLPDKAALDFMVKDATK, from the coding sequence ATGAAACGCTTCCTGGCTTTATCCTTAACCATATTGTGCGCATTTGGCGCTACGGCACAAAACCCCTTCCCTATTGTGCGCACAACAGGCGGCAAAATTTCGGGAAGCGTTAATGCAGATGCATCGGTAGTAGCATTTAAAGGCATCCCGTTTGCAGCACCGCCCGTTGGCAACTTGCGCTGGAAAGCGCCACAACCGGTAAGCCCATGGTTGGGCGTAAAAGCCTGTACCGATTTTGGCCCTAGCCCTATGCAAACCGTGCCAACGCCTTTTGGGGTTTATACCGAAGAGTTTCTGATAAAAAAAGAACCGATAAGCGAGGACTGCCTTTACCTTAACGTTTGGACAGGCGCAAAATCGGCAATCGAAAAAAGGCCGGTATTGGTTTGGGTATACGGCGGCGGCTTTGTTAGCGGTGGCACCAACGTACCTATTTACGATGGCGAGGCCTTAGCGAAAAAAGGGGTGATACTGGTAAGCGTACCTTACCGCGTTGGCATTGTTGGCTTTTTAGCACATCCCGAACTAACTAAAGAATCGCCTAACCATACCTCGGGCAACTATGGTATACTCGATCTGGTGGCCTCGTTAAAATGGGTTCAAAAAAATATAGCGGCTTTTGGCGGCGACCCTGCCAATGTAACTATTGCAGGGCAGTCGGCAGGGGCCTTTGCTGTTAATTACCTGGTGGTATCGCCATTGGCAAAAGGCCTGTTTCAGCGAGCTATTGCCGAGAGCGGTGCCAGCATGCTACCCGGTCCGCTTGGTGGCACCGATTTGGCCGAGGCCGAAGCAAACGGGGTTAAAACAGCCCGGTTGCTTAATGCCAAATCGCTTGCTGAGCTAAGAAATTTGCCTGCGGAGCAGTTGCTTAAACAAAATAATTTTCGCCCTATAATTGATGGCTATGTTTTGCCACAGACCCCATCAAGCGCATTTGCTGCCAATAAAGAGAACCAGGTGCCTGTTTTAACCGGATGGAATGAGGATGATGCTTTTATTGGGGGCATAAAAAACGCCGCCGATTATACAGAGGGTATTAAAAAGCGTTTTGGCGCAAAAGCGGCAGAAGTGCTAAAGCTATATCCCGGATCGATAGATGCCGATGCCGAAAGATCGCAGATCAGGCTATCACGCGATGGAATGTTTGGTATACAAAACTATAGCTGGGCCAATGCGCAATCGGCAAAGGGCAAGGCCAAGGTTTACCTGTATCGTTTTACACGCCGCATGCCTGCAACCGAAGCGTTTAAAAAGTACGGCGCTTTCCATACCGGCGAGGTAGCTTATGTGTTTAACGACCTGAAATTTGTGAACCGCCCCTTTGAGCCGGTCGATCAGGAGCTGGCAAACACCATGTCGACTTACTGGGTTAATTTTGCAAAAACCGGCAACCCTAACGGCCCCGGCTTGCCCGAGTGGCCGGCCTATACCCCAACCGGCAACCAGGTGATGATGTTAGGCGAAAAGCCCGGCGCGGTACCATTGCCTGATAAAGCCGCGCTTGACTTTATGGTAAAGGACGCGACAAAATAA
- a CDS encoding ROK family protein translates to MKTTPAQLKVLSVDIGGSHIKATILNAKGELLIDYKKIVTPNPANPDNVVKAIKTLVKDFPTYEKISVGFPGYVKNGVVKTAPNLGNDFWKDIDLRKNIEKELGKDTQVVNDADMQGLGVVSGKGLEMVITLGTGFGTALLMDGILLPHFEIAHLPLSKNKDYDDYIGDRALDKEGIKKWNKRIQRVFEILKTVFNYDTLYIGGGNSDVLNFKLDKNMKIVTNADGIKGGARLWQQAVKPVTKTVIATPTK, encoded by the coding sequence ATGAAAACTACACCTGCCCAATTAAAAGTCCTTTCTGTTGATATCGGTGGTTCGCATATTAAAGCCACAATTTTAAATGCCAAAGGCGAGCTGTTAATAGATTACAAAAAAATTGTAACGCCAAACCCGGCCAATCCGGACAATGTGGTAAAAGCTATTAAAACGTTAGTTAAAGATTTCCCCACTTACGAAAAAATATCGGTGGGTTTCCCGGGCTATGTAAAAAATGGTGTAGTTAAAACAGCCCCCAACCTTGGTAACGATTTTTGGAAAGATATTGACCTGCGTAAAAATATCGAAAAGGAATTGGGTAAAGATACCCAGGTAGTAAACGATGCCGATATGCAGGGCCTTGGTGTGGTAAGCGGAAAAGGGCTCGAGATGGTGATAACCCTGGGTACCGGTTTTGGAACCGCATTACTAATGGATGGCATACTTTTGCCACATTTTGAGATTGCCCACTTGCCCTTATCAAAAAACAAAGATTATGACGATTATATAGGCGACAGGGCCCTGGACAAAGAGGGCATTAAAAAATGGAATAAACGTATTCAGCGCGTTTTTGAGATATTGAAAACAGTATTCAATTACGACACTTTATATATAGGCGGCGGCAATTCTGATGTGCTTAATTTTAAGCTTGATAAAAACATGAAAATTGTAACCAATGCCGACGGGATAAAAGGCGGGGCAAGGTTATGGCAGCAAGCAGTAAAACCCGTAACAAAAACAGTTATAGCAACCCCAACTAAGTAA
- the tkt gene encoding transketolase translates to MDKKNDELEQLAIDTVRILSADAVQKANSGHPGTAMALAPMGHVLWTKFLNYNPKNPDFANRDRFILSAGHACILQYNFLYLTGYDLSLDDIKAFRQLNSKTAGHPEYGLAPGVDVTTGPLGQGFANGVGFAIAQKHLAARYNKPGFDLFNYSIYSIVSDGDMMEGVTSEAASLAGHLQLGNLIYLYDDNHISIEGSTDIAFNEDVSARFRAYGWHVQEVTDVNDTHALELALINAKSESQKPSLIRVRSLIAYGSPNKSGTAGSHGSPLGADEIKLVKEFFGFDPEKSFNVPAEVLKYYNEKGARGIKTEEKWNELFAKYKEKFPELAAEYEAAFKGELPTGWADKLPVFKASDPKMATRQASGKVLNAVAASLPNLIGGAADLAPSTETNLKEFDSFTSENRGGRNFHFGIREHAMGSALNGMALTKGVLPFGATFLQFADYMRPPIRLAAIMKISPIFVYTHDSIGLGEDGTTHQPIEHLASLRAIPNVTVIRPADANETAYAWKVAIAKKGGPTVLVFTRQGLPILDQDKYGKADGLEKGAYILSEASKEIDLILLATGSEVALIMEAQAKLEAEGISTRVVSMPSWELFEAQDAAYKEQVLPKASRKRLAVEMASPMGWHKYTTDEGDMLGMTTFGESAPADELYKHFGFTVDNVVKKAKALL, encoded by the coding sequence ATGGATAAGAAAAACGATGAACTTGAACAATTAGCGATAGATACCGTAAGGATACTTTCGGCAGATGCAGTACAAAAGGCAAATTCGGGCCACCCCGGCACCGCAATGGCTTTGGCGCCAATGGGCCATGTACTTTGGACAAAGTTTTTAAATTATAACCCTAAGAACCCCGATTTTGCAAACCGCGACAGGTTTATCCTTTCTGCGGGCCATGCATGTATTTTGCAATACAACTTTTTGTATTTAACCGGGTACGATCTTTCTTTAGATGATATCAAGGCGTTTCGCCAGTTAAACAGCAAAACCGCCGGCCACCCCGAGTATGGCTTGGCACCGGGTGTTGATGTAACCACCGGCCCGTTGGGCCAGGGTTTTGCCAACGGTGTTGGTTTTGCCATAGCACAAAAACATTTAGCTGCCCGTTATAACAAACCTGGTTTCGATCTTTTTAACTATAGCATCTACTCGATAGTAAGCGATGGCGACATGATGGAAGGCGTAACCTCTGAGGCGGCCTCTTTAGCCGGGCACCTGCAGTTAGGTAACCTTATCTATTTATACGATGATAACCACATATCTATTGAGGGGAGTACCGATATCGCCTTTAATGAAGATGTATCGGCGCGTTTCCGTGCCTATGGCTGGCATGTGCAGGAAGTAACGGATGTTAACGATACCCATGCTTTAGAGCTGGCATTGATCAACGCGAAATCTGAATCACAAAAACCATCGCTAATACGCGTTCGTTCGCTTATCGCGTATGGTAGCCCTAACAAATCGGGTACTGCAGGTTCACACGGTTCGCCGCTTGGTGCTGACGAGATCAAATTAGTTAAGGAATTCTTTGGCTTCGACCCTGAGAAATCATTTAACGTACCTGCCGAGGTACTGAAATATTACAATGAGAAAGGTGCACGCGGCATCAAAACGGAAGAAAAATGGAACGAGCTTTTTGCTAAATACAAAGAGAAATTCCCTGAATTAGCTGCCGAGTACGAAGCCGCCTTTAAAGGCGAACTGCCAACAGGCTGGGCAGATAAATTACCGGTATTTAAAGCATCCGACCCTAAAATGGCTACCCGCCAGGCATCGGGCAAGGTATTAAACGCTGTTGCGGCAAGTTTGCCAAACCTAATTGGTGGTGCTGCGGATCTGGCCCCATCTACAGAAACCAACCTTAAAGAATTTGATTCATTTACCTCCGAGAACAGGGGTGGCCGTAATTTCCACTTTGGCATACGCGAGCATGCCATGGGTTCGGCTTTAAATGGCATGGCCCTAACAAAAGGGGTGTTGCCGTTTGGTGCAACCTTTTTGCAGTTTGCCGATTATATGCGCCCGCCAATCCGTTTGGCGGCTATTATGAAGATAAGCCCGATATTTGTTTACACCCACGATAGTATAGGCTTAGGGGAAGATGGAACCACCCACCAACCTATTGAGCATTTAGCATCGTTACGCGCAATACCAAATGTTACGGTTATACGCCCAGCCGATGCCAACGAAACCGCATACGCCTGGAAGGTAGCCATCGCTAAAAAAGGTGGCCCAACAGTATTGGTGTTTACCCGCCAGGGCTTGCCAATATTAGACCAGGACAAGTATGGTAAAGCTGATGGTTTAGAGAAAGGTGCGTACATATTATCAGAAGCCAGCAAAGAAATCGACTTGATATTATTGGCTACAGGTAGCGAAGTTGCCCTTATAATGGAGGCACAAGCCAAGCTGGAAGCCGAAGGGATATCAACTCGCGTGGTAAGTATGCCATCGTGGGAGTTGTTTGAGGCGCAGGACGCTGCTTATAAAGAGCAGGTGTTGCCTAAGGCGAGCCGCAAACGCTTAGCTGTTGAAATGGCATCACCAATGGGATGGCATAAATACACTACCGACGAAGGCGATATGCTGGGCATGACCACCTTTGGCGAATCGGCCCCGGCAGATGAGTTGTACAAGCACTTTGGCTTTACAGTGGATAACGTAGTTAAAAAAGCGAAAGCATTGTTATAA